From Halomicrobium salinisoli, the proteins below share one genomic window:
- a CDS encoding zinc ribbon domain-containing protein: MHPETPDSESGCPKCGHDDAEVDNIAVTGGGFSKLFDVQNRGFRTVSCTNCGYTELYKSDAGSSDLVDVFLG; this comes from the coding sequence ATGCACCCTGAAACCCCCGATTCCGAGAGCGGCTGTCCGAAGTGCGGCCACGACGACGCGGAGGTCGACAATATCGCCGTCACCGGCGGCGGCTTCAGCAAACTGTTCGACGTCCAGAACCGCGGGTTCCGGACCGTGTCGTGCACGAACTGCGGGTACACGGAACTGTACAAGTCCGACGCCGGGAGCAGCGACCTCGTCGACGTCTTCCTCGGGTGA